Proteins from a single region of Magnetovibrio sp.:
- a CDS encoding Com family DNA-binding transcriptional regulator, with product MESIHCPSCKKLLAKGTVKALEIKCPRCKTFLVLRAKQSPPTERPRASPLKVDVHGKSAEKPPFKDL from the coding sequence ATGGAGTCGATTCATTGTCCGAGCTGCAAAAAGCTGCTCGCGAAAGGAACCGTTAAGGCCCTTGAGATAAAGTGTCCACGTTGTAAGACATTTCTTGTATTGAGGGCCAAACAGAGCCCCCCAACCGAACGCCCGCGAGCGTCACCTTTGAAGGTAGACGTTCATGGCAAAAGCGCCGAAAAACCACCATTTAAAGACCTCTAA